The following proteins come from a genomic window of Mammaliicoccus sp. Marseille-Q6498:
- a CDS encoding DapH/DapD/GlmU-related protein, whose product MVQNVLSENINNRIVSMTEDVFKEIDEIVETNTKLLIKLNNFYQNHDEANELLSEITGQHIDQSVTVNLPFYTDFGRHIQFGKHVFLNSNVMLTDLGGITLEDHVLIGPRANLLSVNHPTDPSNRRSIFVKPIVIKRNAWIGGAATILPGVTVGENAIVGANAVVTKDVPANTIVAGNPAKSVKNIDTNKI is encoded by the coding sequence ATGGTGCAAAATGTATTAAGCGAAAATATTAATAATAGAATTGTTAGCATGACTGAAGATGTTTTCAAAGAAATTGATGAGATTGTAGAAACGAATACAAAGTTATTAATTAAATTGAATAATTTTTATCAAAATCATGACGAAGCAAATGAATTATTATCTGAAATCACAGGACAACATATCGACCAATCAGTGACGGTTAATCTACCTTTTTATACTGATTTTGGGAGACATATTCAATTCGGAAAGCATGTTTTTCTAAATAGTAATGTCATGTTAACAGATCTAGGTGGTATTACTTTAGAGGATCATGTATTAATCGGGCCTAGAGCGAACTTACTTTCTGTCAATCATCCTACTGACCCTAGCAATAGACGTAGCATTTTCGTAAAACCTATCGTCATTAAAAGAAATGCATGGATAGGCGGTGCTGCCACAATTTTACCAGGTGTCACAGTTGGAGAGAATGCGATAGTCGGTGCGAATGCCGTTGTAACAAAAGATGTACCTGCTAATACAATCGTTGCAGGTAATCCGGCAAAGTCCGTTAAAAATATAGATACAAATAAAATATAA
- a CDS encoding LysR family transcriptional regulator — protein METRVLRYYLAVVSEGNISSAAKLLHITQPTLSRQIKDLEEELGVQLFLRKGKYLELTKEGIYLAEQARDIVRLVDKTTTNINKSNEIYGEIMIGMAESQSIKKIGQAIKNIREEHSKIHFDLYSGNAEQIIEQLESGLLDFGVVIEPINKIEYSSLSLDSFDEWGILTRQDSEFKNVDKITSDMIPGKQFMISSQNGVKTMLASLLNIKEADLNVVVKYNLLYNASLLVEAGVGHAICIDGLINTDENNLTFIPFDPPIKSSLSIIWKKDKPLSEASQYFLEHLKKELG, from the coding sequence ATGGAAACGAGAGTATTAAGATATTATTTAGCAGTAGTGTCAGAAGGCAATATAAGTTCAGCAGCAAAATTATTACACATTACGCAACCTACATTATCTAGACAAATTAAAGATTTAGAAGAAGAGCTTGGCGTTCAACTTTTTTTGAGAAAAGGTAAATACCTGGAATTAACGAAAGAAGGCATTTATTTAGCAGAACAAGCTAGAGATATTGTGAGATTAGTAGATAAAACAACGACTAATATCAATAAATCTAATGAAATATATGGCGAAATCATGATTGGAATGGCAGAATCCCAATCAATTAAAAAGATAGGCCAAGCCATCAAAAATATAAGAGAAGAACATAGTAAAATTCACTTTGATTTATACAGTGGTAACGCAGAACAAATAATAGAACAACTAGAAAGCGGGTTGTTAGATTTTGGTGTAGTGATAGAACCAATCAATAAAATAGAATATAGTTCATTATCACTAGATTCTTTTGACGAATGGGGCATACTGACTAGACAAGATTCAGAATTTAAAAATGTAGACAAAATAACATCAGACATGATTCCAGGAAAGCAATTTATGATATCAAGTCAAAACGGTGTTAAAACAATGCTAGCAAGTTTATTAAATATTAAAGAAGCGGATTTAAACGTAGTTGTAAAATATAATTTATTATATAATGCTTCATTGCTAGTTGAAGCGGGCGTCGGTCATGCCATATGTATAGATGGACTGATTAATACAGACGAAAACAACTTAACCTTTATTCCATTCGATCCTCCAATAAAATCTTCACTTAGTATCATTTGGAAAAAAGACAAACCACTATCTGAAGCATCACAATATTTTTTAGAACATTTGAAGAAAGAATTAGGGTAA
- a CDS encoding type II toxin-antitoxin system RelB/DinJ family antitoxin, translated as MATVPTQIHIDENVKNQANTLFNDLGIDMNTAVNIFLRQCLLSEGLPFNVVLPKYNDKTLEAMIEAKKISRDESVVSYNTMEDLKKALEE; from the coding sequence ATGGCAACAGTACCAACTCAAATTCATATTGATGAAAATGTAAAAAATCAAGCAAATACTTTATTTAATGACTTAGGAATAGATATGAATACGGCTGTTAATATATTCCTTCGTCAATGTCTTCTAAGTGAGGGGCTTCCTTTTAATGTAGTATTACCGAAGTATAATGATAAAACACTTGAAGCTATGATAGAAGCTAAAAAAATCTCTCGTGATGAATCTGTTGTATCTTATAATACTATGGAAGATTTGAAAAAAGCTTTGGAGGAATAA
- a CDS encoding DJ-1/PfpI family protein, with amino-acid sequence MKTALFLVLDQYADWEGSYLSTALNPSEQWEVKTISTEKTIKSIGGFTTIVDYTIDEAPDYDLLVLIGGNSWGVNDEKLDQFVKSAFHNNKFIGAICAAVGYLGKNGFLNDYQHTGNSEYVLKEYENYQPKYKFTEKQAVSDQNLVTANGTGAVEFTDLVLKLVQFDTDENVEKVTYMNKYGFYEYCEKYGNPYE; translated from the coding sequence ATGAAAACTGCTTTATTTTTAGTGCTCGACCAATATGCTGATTGGGAAGGGAGTTATTTATCTACTGCCTTAAATCCAAGTGAACAATGGGAAGTTAAAACGATTTCGACTGAGAAGACAATTAAATCAATAGGAGGATTTACAACAATCGTTGATTATACGATAGATGAAGCTCCAGATTATGATTTACTAGTCTTGATTGGTGGAAATAGTTGGGGCGTTAACGATGAAAAACTTGATCAATTCGTGAAATCTGCATTTCATAACAATAAATTTATTGGTGCCATTTGTGCAGCAGTGGGTTATTTAGGCAAAAATGGGTTCCTAAACGATTACCAACATACTGGTAATTCAGAATATGTATTGAAAGAATACGAAAACTATCAACCGAAGTATAAATTTACAGAAAAACAAGCAGTATCAGATCAAAACCTAGTAACAGCAAACGGTACAGGGGCAGTGGAATTTACTGATTTAGTACTGAAACTTGTCCAATTCGATACAGACGAGAATGTTGAAAAGGTAACGTATATGAATAAGTACGGATTTTATGAATACTGTGAGAAGTATGGAAATCCGTATGAGTAG
- a CDS encoding MaoC family dehydratase, protein MKFDEFSIGDTFTTKPHKVTEADIYRFANEFDPQYMHIDKEKAEKGRFNSIIASGIHTLAISFKLWVEEGKYEEDVIAGTQLNNVKFKKPVYPDDQLHVEVEVIDKRSIKSDSGILTVLLSTYNDANELVFTGELAALVEK, encoded by the coding sequence ATGAAATTTGATGAATTTTCAATCGGGGACACATTCACAACTAAGCCACACAAAGTCACAGAAGCAGATATTTATAGATTTGCTAACGAATTTGACCCGCAATATATGCACATAGATAAAGAAAAAGCAGAAAAAGGACGCTTTAACAGCATCATCGCATCAGGCATCCATACCCTTGCGATATCATTCAAACTTTGGGTCGAAGAAGGAAAATATGAAGAAGACGTTATCGCAGGAACACAATTAAACAACGTTAAATTCAAGAAACCAGTTTACCCAGACGACCAACTACACGTCGAAGTAGAAGTTATAGATAAACGATCAATAAAATCAGACAGTGGCATACTAACCGTACTACTATCAACATATAACGACGCCAACGAACTCGTATTCACAGGAGAACTAGCCGCGTTGGTGGAGAAATAG
- the brnQ gene encoding branched-chain amino acid transport system II carrier protein yields the protein MKNKLTLKENFFIGSMLFGLFFGAGNLIFPIHLGQTAGSNVFIANLGFLITAIGLPFLGIIAVGVSKTNGLFEISSRVSKSYAYIFTIALYLVIGPFFALPRLATTSFEIAFTPFISEKSVTLFLAIFSIIFFFVAWFYSRKPSKILDYIGKFLNPVFLILLGLIIVLAFIHPMGNISDAAVDASYQKNGLLKGFIDGYNTLDALASLAFGIIIVSTIKKLGITNPTTIAKETVKSGTISIVLMGLIYSLLALMGTMSLGHFKVSENGGIALAQIAKFYLGDYGTILLSLIIIVACLKTAIGLITAFSETFSELFPKRNYLMFATVVSIFSCLFANVGLTKIIQYSTPVLMFLYPLAITLILLTLFSSTFNHSKIVYRFTTFFTMIASFVDGVQASPDILLNTKFAKLVITFGEKFLPLFEMGMGWVLPAIIGFVIGFIVYLIKGKKKEAIV from the coding sequence ATGAAGAATAAATTAACTTTAAAGGAAAACTTTTTTATAGGATCTATGTTGTTTGGTTTATTTTTTGGAGCAGGAAATTTAATCTTTCCTATTCATTTAGGTCAAACAGCAGGTTCGAATGTTTTTATAGCTAATCTAGGGTTTTTAATCACAGCTATTGGGTTACCTTTCTTAGGTATTATTGCTGTTGGTGTTTCTAAGACGAATGGTTTGTTCGAGATTTCTTCTAGAGTAAGTAAATCTTATGCATACATCTTTACGATTGCGCTTTATCTTGTAATCGGTCCGTTTTTCGCTTTACCAAGACTTGCGACGACTTCATTTGAAATTGCGTTTACACCGTTTATTTCTGAAAAGTCCGTAACGTTATTCTTAGCGATTTTTAGTATTATATTCTTTTTCGTTGCGTGGTTTTATTCAAGAAAACCTTCAAAGATTTTAGATTATATTGGTAAATTTTTAAATCCGGTATTTTTAATTTTATTAGGATTAATTATCGTGTTAGCTTTCATCCATCCTATGGGCAATATTTCAGATGCTGCTGTTGATGCAAGTTATCAAAAGAATGGCTTATTAAAAGGCTTCATAGATGGTTATAATACGTTAGATGCTTTAGCTTCACTTGCTTTTGGTATTATTATCGTTTCTACTATTAAAAAGTTAGGTATAACAAATCCTACGACTATTGCTAAAGAAACGGTGAAATCAGGAACAATCAGTATTGTGTTAATGGGACTTATTTATAGTTTATTAGCACTTATGGGTACGATGAGTTTAGGTCACTTTAAAGTAAGTGAAAATGGCGGTATAGCTTTAGCTCAAATTGCTAAATTCTATCTTGGTGATTATGGTACGATTCTTTTATCACTCATTATTATTGTGGCATGTTTAAAAACAGCAATCGGACTTATCACTGCATTTTCAGAAACGTTTAGCGAGCTGTTTCCAAAGAGAAATTATTTAATGTTCGCTACAGTTGTAAGTATTTTCTCATGTTTATTTGCAAATGTAGGCTTAACTAAGATCATTCAATACTCTACACCAGTATTAATGTTCTTATATCCACTAGCTATTACATTAATTTTATTAACATTATTTAGTTCAACATTTAACCATTCAAAAATTGTTTATAGATTTACGACATTCTTTACGATGATTGCCTCTTTCGTAGACGGTGTTCAAGCTAGCCCGGACATCTTATTAAATACGAAATTTGCAAAATTAGTCATCACTTTTGGCGAAAAATTCTTACCATTATTCGAAATGGGTATGGGTTGGGTACTACCAGCTATCATCGGTTTCGTAATAGGATTTATTGTTTATTTAATCAAAGGCAAAAAGAAAGAAGCTATCGTTTAG
- a CDS encoding type I restriction endonuclease subunit R: protein MGYQSELALENEVLNQLDNLGYERVQLRTQDELINNFRNIINERHMKELNNKPLSDREFNRLITDINGKTVFDSSVLLRDKYVLTRDDESVSYIELLDQEKWCQNKFQVTNQVSVKDTYRSRYDVTILINGLPLVQVELKRSGVAISEAFNQVERYRKQNFTGLFKFIQLFVVSNKMETRYYANSDKTILKSSMFYWSDEKNERINYLKDFIDDFLEPCHLAKMISRYMVVNETDKLLMALRPYQVYAVEKIIERALETNNNGYVWHTTGSGKTLTSFKASQILSQQKDIKKVIFLVDRKDLDNQTLSEFNKFQDDSVDLTDNTKKLLDQLGDATIPLIVTTIQKMSNAIKSGNPVMDQYKHDKVIFIIDECHRSQFGGMHRQIKQHFKNAQYFGFTGTPRFEENKSSDGRATADIFDKCLHHYLIKDAIRDGNVLGFSVDYAQTHDISSSNMNTQGVWKSEKRLELIVDHIIEHYNKKTRNGEYTSMLTVQSIPVAIQYYNLFKKAKAEGKHNLNVTTIFSLKPNEDANEDEDFVHSRVVLDSIMADYNETFGTNHSTDYFDGYFSDVSKKMKKVDPNKKIDILIVVNMFLTGFDSKKLNTLYVDKNLKHHDLIQAYSRTNRVEKERKPYGNIVCYRDLKEATDEAIEIFSQTDNTDTVLSASYDEYLAEFKRALEQLLKIAKTPYDVDQLEREDEQKEFVLAFRSLANILLKLKTFEEFEFTEDALGISEQTYEDYKGKYLNLYDKVRNREKTDGEEETVLDDIDFRIEMLRNDLINVQYIMELIGQINLRDKEARERDLKEIHAYLDKADDDQLRRKSGMLRTFIDEVVPTLENGTNIIEEYYKYEANAKLREINEFANDKSYPPELLESIIDEYEFSGNINKNTIDKGLKGKGKLIERKKIADKIKSFILETAKKYGNEE, encoded by the coding sequence ATGGGATACCAAAGTGAGTTAGCGTTAGAAAATGAAGTGTTGAATCAGTTGGATAATCTTGGCTATGAAAGAGTGCAGCTTCGAACACAGGATGAGTTGATTAATAATTTCAGAAATATTATTAATGAACGTCATATGAAGGAATTAAATAATAAACCACTTTCTGATAGAGAGTTTAATAGGTTGATAACAGATATAAATGGTAAGACTGTATTTGATAGCTCGGTTTTATTAAGAGATAAATATGTGTTAACGCGTGATGATGAATCTGTGAGTTACATTGAGTTATTAGATCAAGAAAAATGGTGTCAAAATAAGTTTCAAGTTACAAATCAAGTGAGTGTGAAAGATACATATAGAAGTCGTTATGATGTGACGATATTAATTAATGGTTTACCCTTAGTACAAGTTGAACTGAAACGTAGTGGTGTTGCTATTTCCGAAGCGTTTAATCAAGTAGAGCGATATCGAAAACAAAATTTCACTGGTTTGTTTAAATTCATTCAATTATTTGTTGTGAGTAATAAGATGGAAACACGCTATTACGCTAATAGTGATAAAACGATATTAAAGAGTAGTATGTTCTATTGGAGTGATGAAAAGAACGAGCGTATTAATTATTTAAAAGATTTCATTGATGATTTCTTAGAACCATGTCATTTAGCAAAAATGATTAGTCGCTATATGGTTGTAAATGAAACAGATAAATTGTTAATGGCGCTTAGACCTTATCAAGTGTACGCTGTTGAGAAAATTATTGAACGTGCGTTAGAAACAAATAATAACGGTTATGTATGGCACACGACAGGAAGCGGTAAGACTTTAACATCATTTAAAGCGAGCCAAATTTTATCTCAACAAAAGGATATTAAGAAAGTGATATTCTTAGTCGACCGTAAAGATTTGGATAACCAGACACTATCAGAATTTAATAAGTTCCAAGATGATTCAGTCGATTTGACCGACAACACTAAGAAGTTATTGGATCAGTTAGGAGACGCAACGATACCTTTAATTGTGACGACAATACAAAAGATGTCTAATGCAATTAAATCTGGTAATCCTGTTATGGATCAATATAAACATGACAAGGTGATATTTATTATAGATGAATGTCATAGGTCTCAATTTGGTGGGATGCATAGACAAATTAAACAACACTTTAAGAATGCACAATACTTTGGTTTTACAGGTACACCAAGATTTGAAGAGAATAAAAGCTCAGACGGCAGAGCAACTGCTGACATCTTTGATAAATGTTTACATCATTATTTAATTAAAGATGCTATAAGAGATGGCAATGTGCTTGGTTTCTCAGTTGATTATGCCCAAACTCATGACATAAGTTCGAGTAATATGAATACGCAAGGAGTATGGAAGTCTGAGAAAAGACTAGAACTCATCGTTGATCATATTATTGAACATTATAATAAGAAAACAAGAAATGGCGAATATACTTCTATGTTAACTGTTCAAAGTATACCAGTCGCTATACAATATTATAATTTGTTTAAAAAGGCTAAAGCTGAAGGGAAACATAATTTAAATGTAACGACGATATTTTCACTGAAACCAAATGAAGATGCTAACGAGGACGAAGACTTCGTGCACTCTAGAGTTGTATTGGATAGTATAATGGCTGACTATAATGAGACGTTTGGAACAAATCATTCTACTGATTACTTTGACGGATATTTCTCAGATGTATCTAAGAAAATGAAAAAGGTAGATCCAAATAAGAAGATAGACATTCTGATCGTTGTAAATATGTTCTTAACTGGATTCGATAGTAAAAAATTGAATACTTTATATGTAGATAAAAATTTAAAACATCATGATTTAATTCAAGCATATTCAAGAACAAATCGAGTTGAAAAGGAAAGAAAGCCATACGGAAATATTGTATGTTATAGAGATTTAAAAGAAGCTACGGATGAAGCGATAGAAATCTTTTCTCAAACGGATAATACGGATACCGTGTTAAGTGCATCTTATGATGAATATTTAGCAGAATTCAAACGAGCTTTAGAACAGTTACTTAAAATCGCAAAAACACCATATGATGTTGATCAATTAGAAAGAGAAGATGAACAAAAAGAGTTTGTGCTAGCATTTAGAAGTTTAGCCAATATACTTCTTAAACTGAAGACTTTTGAAGAATTTGAATTTACAGAAGATGCATTAGGTATTTCCGAACAAACTTATGAAGACTATAAAGGTAAATACTTAAACTTATATGACAAAGTACGGAATAGAGAGAAAACTGACGGCGAAGAAGAAACGGTTTTAGATGATATTGACTTCCGTATAGAAATGCTTAGAAATGATTTGATTAATGTACAATATATTATGGAACTCATTGGACAAATCAATTTAAGAGATAAAGAAGCAAGAGAAAGAGATTTGAAAGAGATTCATGCATATCTTGATAAAGCAGATGATGATCAATTACGTCGTAAATCTGGCATGCTGCGAACGTTTATAGATGAAGTTGTACCTACTTTAGAAAATGGTACGAACATCATAGAAGAATATTATAAATATGAAGCAAATGCTAAACTGAGAGAAATTAACGAATTTGCCAATGATAAATCTTATCCACCTGAACTATTAGAGAGTATTATTGATGAATATGAATTTAGTGGTAATATCAATAAAAACACTATAGATAAAGGTCTGAAAGGTAAAGGTAAGTTAATCGAACGAAAGAAAATCGCAGATAAAATCAAAAGCTTCATATTAGAAACAGCTAAAAAATATGGAAACGAAGAATAG
- a CDS encoding restriction endonuclease subunit S — MSAINPLIKYHSGSIINRLKPVDKELGKQYTIYDQNTMDYDLGKFKYDYPEPKTIILKEDNNAKYIYKGQIVFNMITGECVMIGNKHSGAILPYNYTHIEIDDRKVYPRYLVYWFNHSPEALNQLNQYKQGGSLIKKVTHKQLQNMKITLPSMERQIQIGDLAYKRKKLKYLQEKRENLMDLYLSEQLLREE, encoded by the coding sequence ATGAGTGCTATAAATCCTTTAATAAAGTATCATAGTGGCTCAATTATAAATCGCTTGAAACCCGTTGATAAAGAATTAGGGAAACAATATACGATTTATGATCAGAATACGATGGACTATGATTTAGGAAAATTTAAATATGACTATCCAGAACCAAAAACAATCATTCTTAAAGAAGATAACAATGCGAAGTATATTTATAAAGGACAAATCGTATTTAATATGATTACTGGAGAGTGTGTCATGATTGGTAATAAACACTCAGGTGCGATATTACCTTATAACTATACACATATAGAAATAGATGATCGTAAAGTTTATCCTCGTTATCTAGTTTATTGGTTTAATCATTCACCAGAAGCATTGAATCAATTAAATCAATATAAACAAGGTGGAAGTTTGATTAAGAAAGTAACACATAAGCAACTTCAGAATATGAAAATCACTTTACCTTCTATGGAAAGACAGATTCAGATAGGCGATTTAGCTTATAAAAGAAAGAAACTTAAATATCTACAAGAAAAACGTGAAAATTTAATGGACTTATATTTATCAGAACAATTACTTAGGGAGGAATAA
- a CDS encoding type I restriction-modification system subunit M, with product MSITEKQRQQQAELQKKLWSIANDLRGNMDASEFRNYILGLIFYRFLSEKTEVQVEHLLNEDENLTYEQAWQDKDYKEAIEVELLERIGFVIEPQDLFSTFIKKIETQSFEIQDLHKAINKIENSTRGQESEDDFNHLFDDMDLNSSRLGNTNAARTKLIAKVMVNLSTLPFVHSDIEIDMLGDAYEYLIGQFAATAGKKAGEFYTPQQVSKILAKIVTANKKDLKNVYDPTCGSGSLLLRVGREANVRHYFGQEYNNTTFNLARMNMLLHDVNYNNFSIENGDTLEHPAIVEEKFEAVVANPPYSAKWSADPSFLDDERFSNYGKLAPKSKADFAFIQHMIYHLDDNGTMAVVLPHGVLFRGAAEGVIRKYLIEDKNYLDAIIGLPANLFFGTSIPTSILVFKKCREKEENVLFIDASQSFEKGKNQNHLTDEDVEKIVETYKNRTEIEKYSHVATLEEIKENEYNLNIPRYVDTFEEEEPVDLEAVQKEIQEIDSEIAGLEKEIEGYLKELGVVTHD from the coding sequence ATGTCAATTACAGAAAAACAACGTCAACAACAAGCAGAACTACAGAAGAAATTATGGAGTATCGCAAACGATTTAAGAGGAAATATGGATGCAAGTGAATTTAGAAATTATATTCTTGGATTAATCTTCTATAGATTCTTATCAGAAAAGACAGAAGTACAAGTTGAACATTTACTTAATGAAGATGAAAATTTAACATACGAACAAGCATGGCAAGATAAAGACTATAAAGAAGCAATAGAAGTAGAATTATTAGAAAGAATTGGCTTTGTAATTGAACCACAAGATTTATTTAGTACGTTCATTAAGAAAATAGAAACACAATCATTTGAAATACAAGATTTACATAAAGCAATTAATAAAATAGAAAATTCAACAAGAGGACAAGAAAGTGAAGATGACTTTAACCATTTATTCGACGATATGGATTTAAACTCATCACGATTAGGAAATACAAACGCAGCACGTACAAAACTCATCGCCAAAGTCATGGTTAATTTATCAACATTACCATTTGTGCATAGTGATATTGAAATAGATATGCTAGGTGACGCATACGAATACTTAATCGGACAATTTGCCGCTACTGCAGGTAAAAAAGCAGGAGAATTCTATACACCACAACAAGTATCTAAAATATTAGCTAAAATCGTAACAGCAAATAAAAAAGACTTAAAAAATGTATATGACCCAACATGTGGATCAGGTTCATTACTATTAAGAGTTGGTAGAGAAGCAAACGTGAGACATTATTTTGGACAAGAATATAACAACACAACATTCAACTTAGCCCGAATGAATATGTTATTACACGATGTGAACTATAATAACTTCTCAATAGAAAATGGCGACACATTAGAACACCCAGCAATCGTAGAAGAAAAATTCGAAGCAGTCGTTGCCAATCCACCATATAGTGCTAAATGGAGCGCAGACCCATCTTTTCTAGACGATGAAAGATTTAGTAATTACGGTAAATTAGCACCAAAATCAAAAGCAGACTTCGCCTTTATACAACATATGATATACCACTTAGACGATAACGGAACAATGGCCGTAGTCTTACCACACGGTGTACTATTCCGTGGCGCAGCAGAGGGTGTAATTAGAAAGTACTTAATAGAAGATAAGAACTACTTAGACGCAATTATAGGATTACCAGCAAACCTATTCTTTGGTACAAGTATTCCGACGAGTATATTAGTATTTAAAAAATGCCGAGAAAAAGAAGAGAATGTACTATTTATCGACGCATCACAATCATTTGAAAAAGGAAAAAATCAAAACCATTTAACAGATGAAGACGTAGAGAAGATAGTAGAAACATATAAAAATAGAACAGAAATTGAGAAATATAGTCATGTAGCAACATTAGAAGAAATTAAAGAAAATGAATACAATTTGAATATACCAAGATATGTAGACACATTTGAAGAAGAGGAGCCTGTGGATTTAGAAGCGGTTCAGAAAGAAATACAAGAAATAGATAGTGAGATAGCAGGATTAGAGAAAGAAATAGAAGGATACCTAAAAGAATTAGGAGTGGTAACACATGACTAA
- a CDS encoding restriction endonuclease subunit S translates to MTNETKNVPELRFPGFEGEWVNWLLGDLCDFSNGINAKKDQYGTGRKFINVLDVLNNNFINYSKIVGRVSVTEKVEQNNKVEYGDILFLRSSETREDVGISNIYLDNEFALFGGFVIRGKKKSKYNPMFIKLYLNNSKMRYEIGSLAGGSTRFNISQDVLKKVILKLPTLDEQQKIGDFFSKLDQQIELEEKKLALLEKQKKGYMQKIFSQELRFKDENGNEYPEWEEVKIGEVLKERNERNSEGQLLSVTINSGIRKFDNQSRKDNSSKDKANYKQVYKNDIAYNSMRMWQGASGRSEYDGIVSPAYTVVYPIPNVSSLFISYYFKTYILIHLFRINSQGLTSDTWNLKYKQLKDIKIKICCESEQNKIGDFLKLIDESIESQRMKLDLLKNRKNGYLQKMFV, encoded by the coding sequence ATGACTAATGAGACAAAGAACGTGCCAGAATTGAGATTTCCGGGGTTTGAAGGAGAATGGGTCAATTGGTTACTTGGCGACCTATGTGATTTTAGTAATGGAATTAATGCAAAAAAAGATCAGTACGGTACAGGAAGAAAATTTATTAATGTATTGGATGTGTTAAATAACAATTTTATTAACTACAGTAAAATTGTTGGTAGAGTATCTGTTACTGAAAAAGTAGAGCAAAATAATAAAGTTGAATATGGTGATATATTATTTTTACGAAGTTCAGAAACTAGAGAAGATGTTGGTATAAGTAATATATATTTAGATAATGAATTTGCCTTATTTGGAGGATTTGTTATTAGGGGGAAAAAGAAATCCAAATATAACCCGATGTTTATTAAATTGTATTTAAATAATTCTAAAATGAGATATGAAATTGGGTCATTGGCTGGAGGAAGTACACGATTTAATATAAGTCAAGATGTATTAAAGAAAGTTATTTTAAAATTACCTACTTTAGATGAACAACAAAAAATTGGTGACTTTTTTAGCAAACTTGATCAGCAGATTGAGTTAGAAGAGAAGAAATTAGCTTTGTTGGAAAAGCAGAAAAAGGGATATATGCAGAAGATATTCTCACAAGAACTGCGATTTAAAGATGAGAATGGGAACGAGTATCCAGAGTGGGAAGAAGTTAAAATAGGTGAAGTTTTAAAAGAAAGAAATGAACGAAATTCAGAAGGGCAATTATTGTCTGTAACAATAAATAGTGGAATAAGAAAGTTTGATAATCAAAGTAGAAAAGATAATTCTAGTAAAGATAAGGCTAATTACAAACAGGTATATAAAAATGATATTGCATATAATTCTATGAGAATGTGGCAGGGAGCAAGCGGGAGGTCTGAATATGATGGGATAGTTAGTCCTGCATATACAGTTGTCTATCCAATTCCTAATGTAAGTTCTTTGTTTATATCATATTATTTTAAAACATATATATTAATACATTTGTTTAGGATAAATTCACAAGGGTTAACATCAGATACATGGAATTTAAAATATAAGCAATTAAAAGATATTAAAATAAAAATTTGCTGTGAAAGTGAACAAAATAAAATAGGTGATTTTTTGAAATTAATTGATGAAAGCATAGAAAGTCAAAGAATGAAATTAGATTTATTAAAGAATCGTAAAAACGGATATTTGCAAAAAATGTTTGTGTGA